The genomic interval CTGGCCGGAGTGCCGGTCGCGGTCAAGGGGCGGCACGGCCGGCGCGCGGCGGGGCCGCTGCTCGCGGCCGGTGCGGTCGCCGTGGGCGCCACCTCCGTGCCGGGTCCGGGGACGCCCTGGCGGACCTGGGGACTCGGGGCGCGCGGCCGTACCGTCAACCCGTGGCGGGCGGACCGTACGCCCGGCGGGTCCTCGGCCGGGGCGGCGGTGGCGGTAGCGACCGGGCTGGTGCCGCTGGCGACGGGCGCCGACGGCGCGGGCTCGGTGCGCATCCCGGCGGCGTGGTGCGGGGTGCTGGGGCTGAAGGCCACGGGCGGCCGGCTGCCGTCGGGCGACCGTACGGGCCTCGCCGCGCCCGGGGTCCTCGCGCGTACGGCGGTGGACGCGGGCCTGTGGTGGCAGGTCGTTTCCGAGCGGGCCGGGTCCCCGCCGCCGCCCCGCTTCCCCGTCACCGCCGTCTGGTCGCCCGACCTGGGCTTCGCCTCCCCCGACCCCGGGCCCGTCGCCCTGGCGCGGGAGGCGGCCGAGCGGCTCGTCGAGGCCGGGGTGGTACGCCTGGTGCGGCCGCCGGAGCCCCCCTCGCTCCTC from Streptomyces sp. DH-12 carries:
- a CDS encoding amidase family protein, whose translation is MSGDGAREIAAAVRAGACRAVDVVAEALARIERADPVLCAFLDVWGEEALRRAAEVDARVAAGERPPLAGVPVAVKGRHGRRAAGPLLAAGAVAVGATSVPGPGTPWRTWGLGARGRTVNPWRADRTPGGSSAGAAVAVATGLVPLATGADGAGSVRIPAAWCGVLGLKATGGRLPSGDRTGLAAPGVLARTAVDAGLWWQVVSERAGSPPPPRFPVTAVWSPDLGFASPDPGPVALAREAAERLVEAGVVRLVRPPEPPSLLDPGPAWLALRTPGADPAGAHRVRAANDRRLRGLLTHADLLLTPTAPTAPHGHDGPGDTYSTALAWAFNLSGHPALSLPAGVGADGCPAGLHLVAAHDREDLLLAAAREAERRGAAAALTPPASTP